The sequence CTTTCGGCAGGAAGTCAACGACGTACTCCGCACCGCGGTAGAGCTCGCTGTGCCCTTTCTGGCGCCCGTACCCTTTCACTTCGCTGACCGTCATACCGGTAATACCGATCTCAGCCAGGGCATCCTTCACATCCTCAAGCTTGAACGGCTTGATGATCGCTTCTACTTTTTTCATTCTGACAATCCTTTTGTGCTTTGTATTGTAACACTGTTCGGAAGCCGAAGCCCCCGAGCCGTTCAATTAGAGGTTGAATCCGCGTTCGCCGTGGATGGACTCATCCAGACCCATTGTTTCTGTC is a genomic window of Sulfurimonas sp. HSL1-2 containing:
- a CDS encoding P-II family nitrogen regulator — encoded protein: MKKVEAIIKPFKLEDVKDALAEIGITGMTVSEVKGYGRQKGHSELYRGAEYVVDFLPKVKMEMVVEAASVDQVIDTIVEAARTGKIGDGKIFISDIEKIIRIRTGESGSEAV